From the genome of Hevea brasiliensis isolate MT/VB/25A 57/8 unplaced genomic scaffold, ASM3005281v1 Scaf218, whole genome shotgun sequence, one region includes:
- the LOC110640027 gene encoding uncharacterized protein LOC110640027: MNWVQRKIYLYNVTFGLYMLDWWERSLFNTLVIVLMWFIFYNGSRYVTEFCKRHLW, encoded by the exons ATGAACTGGGTTCAGCGCAAGATCTATCTGTATaatgtcacttttggtctctaCATGTTGGATTGGTGGGAGCGTTCCCTTTTCA ATACTTTGGTGATCGTGCTGATGTGGTTCATTTTCTACAATGGGTCGCGATATGTGACCGAGTTCTGTAAGAG GCATCTATGGTGA